The nucleotide window GTGGGCAGCCCAGCTGCTTCTTTAAAATCTGATCAGTGGAAAAAGCGAATTTCGTAGACTATATCCGTGTATTTTGTAAATCTGGTAAAGGCGGCGCCGGCAGTATGCACTTCATGCGTACCAAGTTTAATGCCCAGGCTGGTCCTGACGGCGGCGACGGCGGCAGAGGCGGGCACGTTATACTGAGAGGGAACTCACAACTGTGGACCCTGCTGCACCTGCGCTGGCATAAAAATCTGCTGGCTGAAGATGGGGAAAACGGTAGTGGCGACAACTGTACCGGCCGTTTCGGAAAGGATATTATCATTGAAGTTCCGCTGGGCACTACTGCCAAAGATGAAGAGACCGGTGAGATAGAGGCCGAAATCCTGCACGACGGACAGGAAGTGATCTGGTTACCCGGTGGCCAGGGCGGCCGTGGCAATGCTTACTTTAAATCTGCTACCAACCAGACACCAGAATACTCCCAACCTGGTATGCCCGGCCAGGAAGGCTGGAAAGTAGTGGAACTCAAAGTACTGGCCGATGTAGGGCTGGTAGGTTTTCCCAATGCCGGTAAATCCACCCTGCTCTCCACCATTACTGCCGCCAAACCTAAAGTGGCCGACTATGCCTTTACCACCCTCACCCCCCAACTGGGTATGGTGGAATACCGCGACAACAAATCATTCTGCATCGCAGACCTCCCCGGTATTATCGAAGGCGCCCACGAAGGAAAAGGTCTCGGACATCGATTTTTACGACATATTGAAAGAAACGCCGTATTATTATTCCTCGTTCCTGCTGACAGCGCCGATCACCGCAAAGAGTTTGAAGTGCTGGTCAACGAACTGGAACAATATAATCCTGAACTCCTGGATAAACAGTTTTTGCTGGCCATCAGTAAAAGCGATATGCTGGATGATGAACTGAAAACAGCCATCTCCGCAGAACTGCCGAAGGATGTGCCGCATGTATTTATCTCCTCTGTAGTACAACAGGGACTCAGTGAGCTGAAAGATATGTTATGGAGAGCCCTGACCGATAAAGACAACCAGATAAGTACTGCCAACACCGCCAACGCGGAGGAATAAACTGACAGGGACAGGGAACAGGTAACAACGCCAATGTTCGTTTTACACGATCCCAGATACCATGAAAACACTATTTAATATCGTAGGGCCATCATTCATTATACTGATGATGGCCTGCCAACAACCAATTACGCCTGTCAAGGAAAAACCTGTTCAGATTGATACTATGCAGCTGATTGCCCTCCCGGCCCCGGCTGCTGAAAAAATCGCGTCCAATGAAGTATCTGTTGTAAGCCGCGACAGCACTACGTATGTGCGTTTTGGTGACTGTTATTTTTCACTGGACTGGATTACGCCAGACCAATACCGCAATGATTTTGAACGGCATCCCGATACCATTTTCCTCTCCCTGGCACCCAAACATTCCATCGAAGGACAAATGCTCGCCATCACCACCGGAGAAGCCGAAAAAATGAAAGTATGGCAACGTTATGAAACCAGTATCCGCGTAGGACAACAACTGATCAAAAACTGGAAACACCACCAGGGCAACTGGGAGCAACTTCACCCAGAAGCCAGCAACTTCTTTATCTGCCGGAAATATACCACCGCACAAACAGCCCTGTTTCCCGAAGCCAGCATCGAGGACTTGCAACAACATGTAAAAAAACACTACAGCAAAGAACTCTATCACGCAGTGGCCAACCTGGAAACAATGCCCCGGGCGGTCATCAGCACCTATTACCTGAAGTTCAACGGCACCCTTCGCAACTCCCCTACCAAAATCAATAAAGTACTGATCATCGATGTGACACTGTAATACCATGAATGTTGTATTACACAAAAAAATAATGTCTATATATTACCGGAAATTCTTCCTGCTATGGCCATTATGATCGGTACGATATTCACCGGTAGCATACATCAATATAAAAACCAGGGTATCAGAACAAAATTTGTCATCATTGGCCTTCCGGTATTTCCGGTTTCTTCCTACTATAAAATCAGCGCCAACCAGGGCATTCCCCTTCCCCTCAACGGCAAAAGCATATGGCATGGATACTCCCGCACCACCTTCCTGGCGATGGGGATTGTCGGCCTGCTGTTTGCCCGGGAACTCCCTGTGCCTTTGCTGATACTGGCTTTCGCAGCCTTCTTCAACGGGCTATACTCCTGGGCATTATATACCATCCTGCCCAAGGAAGAAGAAGCCACCCGGTACTATTTCTCAAAAGCCTTCGACTATAACATACTACCCGAGCTGTTGCCACAGGACATTCAACTGGCACTTTTTCAGGAACTGTTACAAGTGTACCGCCACCAGATCGATAGTCCGATAGACTGGGAACAAATGATCACTCAGGGACATATCAACGAAAACAATAAATACCTGCTATATACAGCGGCCTATTATCACCACATAGTAACCGGCGAACAGAAATATCTTTCCATGCAGGAAACCTTTAAACCCCTGTCACCAGAAAATCATGGATAAATCACCCGCGTACGGGATATTATAAAATAAAGAACCGGTAATGCAGAAGCATCACCGGTTCATATCAATCGGCTGTACTTAACAGAACAGGGTTTTTCAATTCCGGCGGACTAAATAACATAGCGGTGCAGAGGCAATTCGCAAAATGATGTCCTGCCAGGATCGGATAGTTAATGCAGCTCTTACAACCTGCCCAGAAACTGGAATCGGTCGTAATTTCGGTATAGGTAACCGGCTCAAATCCCAGCCGGCTGTTTAACTTCATCACCGGCAAACCGGTAGTGATACTGAAAATTTTTGCAGATGGATATAATGAACGACTTAATTCGAATATCTTTTTTTTGATGGCCGCCGCTACCTTCAGGCCCCTGAATTCCGGCACTACGATTAAACCACTGTTAGATACAAAGCGGCCACCCTGCCAGGCTTGTATATAAGAGAACCCCGCCCAGATACCACTTTTCGTAAATGCGATCACCGCATTCCCCTGCAGGATCTTTTTCTTGATGTCCAAAGGATCTCTTTTGGCGATACCAGTGCCTCTGGCCCTGGCGGATGATTCCATTTCTGCCACAATAGGCAGGGCAAAATCTACGTCTTCCGGAGACGCGACCCTAACAATTATCTCTTCATCTGTTTCCATGACTACTGAGTTGTTGTTGTATATAAAGACCATAAATCGCATCCGGTATCAGCGAATATATCCTGATCCGGCTTAAGGCATCTCCCAGCGGAATCTGGCTCAAGGCTGGCACAAATACCCGGGTGATAGCCCCTTTTACCACTTCATTACCTTTTTCATATAACCTCCCGGCCACGTGAAGGCACTTGCCGGCTACTGCGTAATTCTGTTCCCGCAACTGCTTACCAGTATATTCACTGAAGCACCCCACGGTGTCGTACACGTGAAAAATAGCCGGAAACTGATGCAGAGCTTTTTTAAGTGCCGGTATATGATCTTCTATATAAGCCGGCACTTCATATTGGTTTATCATGGCTTTCCTTGTTACATACAGGTAATGCCAAATGCTGTTCCACAACAAGCACAAAAACGTTAAAATGCAGTACTGTCAAAGCATTTTAACAATTACAGTACTTCCCGCGAGGAGCGCAGGTCTTCCATTTTTGCATGGTTATTTCCAAAAGTGCAGGATGGATTGAAAGCGATGGGATAAAAAAATGGGATATCAAATGATATCCCATACACAAAATCATTATTTAAAATCGCTGATACTACGCAGGTATCAGGGTCATCAAAACCATCAAAGTTGAGTGACCACTTCCTTTTTATTTTTAGTAGTTTTCTTTTTCTTCATGGTCCTGTTGATCCACAGGATAGTGCCGGTAGTGGGGAAAGTGGCGCCCAGCAAAGCCAGCAGCAACGCAAAAATTTTAGACGGCAGCCCGAAGATGGCACCTGTATGTAAAGGTTTGATTGTACTACGTACTTTCTGGCCCAGGTTCTTTTCACTGAAAGTCTGCGACTGCAGCACCTGACCGTTATACTGGTCGAGGTAATAACTGGTGGTAGCTCCTTCATGCAGGGCGCTGGCGGGCAACAGTGTTACCTGTACCGCTGCGGCGCTGTCTTTGGGCATGGCTACAGCATAATACTGCGCATCAGGAACCTGTTGTTTTACCTGTGCCAACGCGGCTTCATAGGAGACCTTCCCGGTTGTTTCCGGAGCGACCGCGGATACCGGCGCCTCTGCAGCCTTGGGAGAGGTACCCAGCACAGCGTACAGTCCCTTGCTGAACCATTCGTAGGACCAGGTAAGTCCGGTAAACACTGTTACAAACAGGAAAATACTGACATAAAAACCCAGCACTACGTGCATATCATGGTTCAACCGTTTCCAGCCGCCATCCCACTTTACTTTGAGGCGTTGCTGTAAAATTTTGCGGGTCTTGGGCCACCATAATATAATGCCGGTGATCAGAATAAAGAAAAAGATGAGTGTGCTGGCGCCGGTGATCATCTTACCGGTATCTCCGGCAAGCAGCCAGCGGTGTAAAGAAAATATCTGGTAATAAAATGTTTGCTGGTAACTGTATAATTCAATGACTTTACCGGTATAGGGATTTACAAAGGCGGTACGGCCCTTTGCTTTTTTAGGCGCTTCACCTTTTTTGCCGGCGGGCTTTTCGCCCTTTTTACCTTCTGCACGGGGTGCTTCTCCCTTCGCTTCCTTCTTCCCGCCTTTCTTGCCTTCTTCGAGCTGTACAGCCAGCGAGCGGGAAGGGTCTGCATATACCTGTATGCGGGCGATGCCTGCGCCCGGTACCTGCTGCTTCACCATTTCAGCTATTTTGTCCAGCGGAAGCCGTTCTTTCTCCGGCTGCACGTAATAACGGTTATGATTAAACGCTTCTGTCAATTCCTTTTCAAATACCAGCAAGGCGCCGGTCAGGCAACTGATGGTAATAACCAGGCCTGCCGTCAGCCCCAGGTATAAGTGAATACGGCGAAAAAAAACTTTCATATTAGATTGATCCAACCACAAAAAAACAACCTTGCGCGGGAAATATAAGGGCGAAGCAGGAAAAAGATTTACGAAATCCGGAATTTTTTACCGGAGGGAAGAAAGAAGAGAAGAAAAACGAAAGAAGCAAAGCAGAAAAGATTAAACTTATTCTAAATATGTTTAATTCCTCCCTGCTTTGGCTCTTATCGATGACCAGCATCTTTGCTGTCTTGTGTTTTCTGTTCGACGCTTTATGGATATTACAGCAGTCCGCCCAGCATACCACCGGCTGCGCTCTTCATTTCTGCTTCCCAGCTGTTTTCTGCATTTTTCAGAGCTCTGTTCAGCGCTGTCAGCAGCAGGTCTTCCATTTCTTCTTTATGCTCAGGAGTAAAAAGGTGCTCCGCTATTTCAATACTTTTTACCTGACGGTTGCCATCTACTGCTACTTTTACCGCACCATCGCCGGCTTCGCCTTCCAGCGTAACTTTTGCCAGACGCTCTTTACCTTCTTTCATTTTCTGCTGGATCTGCGTCAACTTGCCAAATAAATCAAACATATGCTTGTGTTTTTTAAGGTCGTAAAGATAAGTGTTTACCTGCTGTCAGAACAAGGGTTTTGACATTCAATATTTCAATAATATAAATACGTACCGCTAACAATTACGTATCTTACCATCAGGTAATACTATCAACAAAAAATGGAAACAAAAGTTTGTATTATAGGTGCCGGACCAGGCGGTGCCTGTGCCGCATTACAACTGGCACAACTGGGGATATCATGCATTGTGGTGGATAAAGCGGTTTTCCCAAGAGATAAGGTATGTGGAGATGGATTAAGTGGAAAAGTATTGACTATCCTGGAACGTATAGACAAAGGTATCGGTCAGCGCCTTCAACAGGCCGCCTTTAAAATGGATAGCTGGGGTGTGACATTTGTTGCCCCTAACCGTATTGGAATGGACATCCCCTACAGACTGGATTACCAGAACAACAGAAATGATCCCCGCGGCTTCGTCTGCAAACGCATCGACTTTGATAACTTCCTGGTAGAAGAATTGAAACGCCGCCCCGAAATCCGCTTATTCGAAGGGGTTAGCATTGATAAATATGAACTGAAGGAAGATGGATATCATCTTTCCGACAAAGAGGGTAAGTTTCAGGTAAAGGCCGACCTGGTCCTGGTGGCCAACGGTGCTCATTCTTCCTTTACCAAAGATGTTGCCGGCATTAAAATGGAACCGGAGCATTATGTAGCTGGCATCCGGGCCTACTACAAAGGTATTTCCAACCTCAGTACTGACGGTTTCATTGAACTACACTTCCTGAAAAGCATGCTGCCCGGCTATTTCTGGGTATTCCCGCTTCCCAATGGTGAAGCGAATGTGGGAGTGGGTATCCTCAGCAGTGTCACCCGCAACAAAAAGGTGAACCTGAAAAAACTCATGCTCGACACCCTCGCCACCGACCCGGTGATGAAAGAGCGGTTTAAAGATTCGACGCTTATTGGCAATATCGAAGGGTATGGGCTTCCACTGGGCAGTAAAAAAAGAAAGCTGCATGGAGAGCGTTACATGCTGATCGGTGATGCCGGCTATCTGATAGATCCCTTTACCGGCGAAGGTATCGGCAATGCGCTCTACTCCGGCCAGATTGCAGCCAAACAGGCTGCTGCCGCTATCGCGGCTAACGACTTCTCCGATAGTTTCCTGGATGCCTACGACGTCGATGTATACCGCATCCTCGGCCCGGAACTGGAAGTCAGCACCAAACTGCAGAAACTGATCAAATACCCGTGGTTGTTTAATCTGCTCATGAAAATGGGCTCCCGCAATAAACAGCTGAAAGACCTGATGTCTTGTATGTTCCATGAGGTAGACCTGCGGAAAAAACTGGGTAATCCCATGTTTTATGTGAAGCTTTTATTTAACCGATAACCTGTTTTTCTGTGAGATACATAACCAGACTTGCCATCTTTTTATTATTCCCGGTTGCTATCAATGCACAAACGAATAAAATGAGTCATGAACAGCTGCCTAAAATGACGGTCCATACAGCTAACCAGCTGGCGGCCCTTCCACTGAAATGCCTCGATCTGCAGTATCCTTACAAAACAGGGATCGTATTTGCGGATAGCACCCTGCTGGGTGCTCCTTCCTCCTATCATCCGGCTTTCTACGGCTGCTTCGACTGGCATAGCAGTGTACATGGCCACTGGATGCTGGTACGCCTCCTGAAAATGTTCCCTGACATGGAAAAGGCCGCCGAAATCCGTACCCGGCTGGCTCAACACCTTTCTGCAGCCAATATTCAAACAGAACTACAGCTGTTTAAAAGCAAGGAAAACAAAAGCTTCGAACGTATTTATGGCTGGAGCTGGCTGCTGCAGCTGCAGCGGGAACTGCTTACCTGGAACGATCCCCTGGGCAAAGAGCTGAGCCGGAACGTGCAACCCCTCGCCAGCCATTTCGCAGCGTCCTATATCGACTTCCTGGGTAAACTGATGTATCCCATCCGTGTAGGCGAACATACCAACCTGGCCTTCGGCCTGTGCCTCGCCTGGGATTATGCTCAAACAACCCACGACCAGGCTTTGCAGACAGCCATCCATGACGCAGCGATGCGCTTCTATGCAAAAGACAAAAACGCTCCCATCGAATGGGAACCAGGAGGCTATGACTTCCTGTCTCCCAGCCTGGAAGAAGCCGACCTGATGCGCCGTATCATGCCGGAAAAGGAATACCGCCCATGGCTATACGCTTTTTTACCAGGACTGTTCAAAAATCCGATCACCATTCTGCAGCCCGGCCAGGTGAAAGACCGTACTGACGGAAAACTCGTGCACCTCGACGGCCTCAATCTCAGCCGCACCTGGTGCCTTGAAGCCATTGCACGCCATGGTGGCAAAAACCAACAGGCCATCCAGGCCCTCGCCAACAAACACCTGTTGACATCTTTTCCACAGATCGCCAGCGGAGACTATGCCGGCGAACACTGGCTGGCTTCCTTTGCGGTATACCTGCTCACTGCGGAGCAGCAGTAATACTGCTACAAGCTAAAAACCCCTACCCGATGACCTATACCGTGAGCAGACTACTGTTGTTACTGCTGGCATTTCTGCCCGCAGTAACAACAGCCCGAAACACCCACATCAGTACCAGTCCCACGCCATCATGGCTGGTACCCTGGCAACCCGACCTGCATAAAAAACCCAATGCCAACAGTATCGTCGATGGATACTACCTGCTGCTGGCAGAAGAACAGCAACACGCAGAACTAAAAAGCACCTACCGTCACTATATCCGGCAGATCGTTTCGGAAGCCGGCATACAAAACGGTTCAGAGATATCTGTCAACTACAACCCGCAATACGAAAAGCTGAGCTTCCACAGTATCATCATCAGAAGGAACGGTCAGGAAATAAACCGTCTGCAAACCGCTTCCTTTAAAGTGCTGCAACAGGAACAGGATCTATCCCGCTTTATCTACAGTGGTACCTATACCGCCTTCCTCATCCTCGAAGATGTGCGTAAAGGTGACCAGATAGAATACAGCTTCTCCCTTACCGGCACCAACCCTATCTTCGACAATAAAATAGATGCCCGGCTTTATCAGGTGACCCTGGAACCTATTGTCAATTTCTACAATAACATTATCGCCAATCCACAAAGAAAACTGTATTTCAAACCATTCAACAACGCCACCATGCCTCAGCAGCGCAGCTGGCAGGGGTTTACCGTTTACGAGTGGAACAGGATTGAACAGAAAGAGGCCGACAATACCAATAACCAGCCTTCCTGGTACAATCCTTTTGTCCGTATACAGATCAGTGAATACAACAGCTGGAAGGAAGTAGCCCAATGGGCACAGCGTGTCAACACCATCCCTCCTCCCGGAGAGGCTGTCAAACGCAGAATCACGGCCCTGAAACAATCTTCCGGCGACAACCCGGAAAACTACCTCCGGCAGGCACTCCGGTTTGTGCAGGACGATATCCGCTATATGGGTATAGAAATGGGAGAATATTCCCATCGAGCCAATGCTCCCGACAAAGTACTGGCTCAGCGTTTCGGTGATTGTAAAGACAAAGCCCTGCTATTGTGCACCCTGCTCAACGCCAATGGTATCAATGCCCGCATGGCTTATGTTAATACTGATATGAAAGGGACTATCAGCAGCCTGCTGCCATCACCCACCGCTTTTAACCATGCCATCGTGTATGCTTCCCTCGGGGGCAAATCTTATTGGCTCGATGCTACCATCTCCTACCAGCGCGGCCAGCTGACCGGCTTCTGCGAGCCCGATTATCAGCAGGCCCTCGTGATCACTGATACCACTACCCAGCTGACGCCTATCCTCAAAAAAAACAGCGGGCATTTGGTAATCCGGGAAAAATTCACGCTCCCGGAAGCAGAAGGGCAAGATGGCTCTCTACAGGTCACTACATCCTGGTTCAAAGAAGACGCCGATGCACAAAGGGCCACGATGGCCTCTGCCAGCATCAGGGAAAAGGAGAAAACCTTTCTTCGCTTCTACCAGAAATTTTATGGAGAAATAACCACCAAAGACTCTCTCCTTCTGAACGATGACCCAGATAGCAACATCCTCCGCATCCGGGAAAGTTATCTGATTCATCATCTCTGGAAAAAGGACAGCAGCACCAACAAACTCCTGTTCTCTCTGGCCGCTCAGTCTCCATCGGATATATTACCCTATATGACGGATGAAAAAAGAAAAACACCACTGGCCATCCGTTATCCTTATGAACAGGACTATCAGGTCATCATTCATACGCCCATCCAATGGTCGCTGGAGCAATCTCCGGTACATTTCAAAAACGAATATTACCAGTTTGATTTCACTTCCACTGTGAAAGGTGAGCAGATCATCCTTTCCTATCAGCTGAAAACTTTCCAGGACCACGTGCCAGTGGCCTTTCTCTCCCAATACACGCGGGAAATAAAGGAAATACAAAGTACTACTTCGCTGGACCTGACCTATAAACCAGCATTTATGCGTGCCCCGAACCGTCCCGCAGTACAGGGCAACTGGCTGGCTATTGTACTGGCTTTGCTGGCCATGGCTGTTTTTACCCACCTGGCCATCCTGTATTACAGACACTCCAACCTGCCGGTACAGCATCCGTTGGAACCTTTGCCCATCGGAGGCTGGCTGTCGCTGCTCGCTATCGGCCTGGTATTTTCACCCATGTCTGACTTTTGGTATCTGTGTAATGCGGACGTATTTAAATATGATGTATGGGTAACGGTATCCAGTCGTAAAGATTTGGGGAACATCTCGCTGGTACAGCTTTATCTGATTGGAGAAATCATCATCAAGGCCTTTCTGCTGTGTTATTCTATATTACTGGCAGTGTTGTTCTTTAACAGAAGGGATACATTTCCTTTTGCGCTGGCCACCTATTATTTTATCACCATCCTGTATCTGTTTGCGGGCAATCATCTGAATGATTACTACTTTGGGGAGGGTGGCACGCAGAAAAACATCTGGGGACAAGGCTCTCTTGTGTGGCCAATGGCCAGAATGGCCTTGTGGATACCTTATCTGCGGATGTCTCCGCGTGCCAAAGCAACGTTCATCATGCCACATCCGGCATTGTTGCGGGATTAATCAGATGGTTTCAGAATCGAAGACCACCGCTTTGGCCCAATACTGTTTGCACTGCTCTATAAAACTGAGATGTACCGGGTGGGTTTGATACACATCGTGCGCTTCTATGTCTTCAAAAACACAGAGCAGGCAGTAATCATAACTTTTATCGATGGTGGGCCGGTCGTCTATAGGGGCTGGCTTGCCAACGTTAAAAATTTTGATTTCATCGATGGTATGCAGGCTGCTAAGACCCGCCTCAAAGTGCCTTCTGTCTTCCTCTGACAGTCCGGGTTTGAGATAGAAGTTTACCACATGTACCAGTTTTTTGTCCAGTGCTTTCATGCAATATGATTTAATAATTTAATCAGGATTCTTTATTGACATAGCGGGTTACCGTCAATAGATTCACCAGATACACCAAACCCAGTACCAGCAACGCGCCTGCAAATACACCAGGGCCAGGCCAGGGACTTACCACCATGTCGTGTTTGGCCAGTACCGCTGCTGCAGCATACTGTAAAGAGGTGAGCAACAGCAGGCATACCACCCCTATAATAATGTACAAAGGCACAAATTGTTTCAGCAGATAACGTTTTAACTGACGGGGAGCTGTTCCCAGCATCACCAACAGCTGGATCTCCTTTTTACAGGAAGCTATAATCAGCTGTATGAACATACTGAACACCAGCATGGCAAACAGCAGTAATATGAGCCCGAAAAATCCGATTACAGATACGATAGTTTGTACGATCAGCCTGGTTTTGCTGAATTTCAGCTTATCCTGGTTGGTGGTATATCCGTGATCGTCCAGGAACTTCACCAGTGCCGGGTTTGACGGGTCGGGTGTTTTGATGATCACCCTGGAAACAGGTGCTTCTCGGGTAGTGCCATACTTTTCATTGGCCCAGTTCATAAAGGATGCCGGAACAAGGAAAGAGGATATTCTGTCGGAGAAGCCTGCCACATGCCCGATAAACTGTTCGGAGCTGAGGTTATTGGAGATGACCACCTGGAGGGGCAGCGCTTTGACGGTCTCCTGTGATATCTGGGGCAGGTCCTGGCTCAGGGAGAAGCCGAAGTTGTACAGGTTTAAAAAATCGCTGGGCAGGATGATGGGAATGGTACGGTCGCCGGTGTTCCATTTCCAGTCTTCATCCTTTACATCCAGGAAGCTGTCGGGGACAGATTCAAAAAACATATCTGTTGCAAAATGCAGATCGCCGGGGGCCTGCACCACTACTTTAAAGCGGCTGGAGGTAATTAACCCGAAGGCCTGTACGAAAGGCTGGGCTTTGATCTGTGTTATTTCTTCAGGGGTGAAGGCGCTTTTACCGCTTTGGCCCATGATGGCGTTGGTGATTTTTTTATTGATCACCAGGAAATCGGCGGTTTCGTTCTGGTTTTTGGCGCTGTACAGCAGTTGGCTGAAGTTGGAATGTACCTGTATAGCCACCAGTATGAGCAACATAGCGATACCGAGGCCAACGGAGGCCATCAGGAAGCGGCTTTTGCCGATGCCGGTATGTATGATCTTTTTGAGTAGGTCGAAAAAAGGACGCATGGAAAAACATTAAAGCTGATAATGCGCATCATATTGAAAATGATGGTCATTATCCAGGTCGGTTAAAATAAACCCGGCATTGCGGGCTTTGCACTCTTCTGCGATGAGGTCTGCAGCGCGACGGGCATTTTCTTCGTCGAGGTGACTGAAGGGTTCGTCCATCAGTAGCCACTGAAAAGGTTGTACCAGGGCCCGGATGATGGCAATCCGCTGCCGCTCCCCGTAGGACAGTGTTTTGCTGCTCTGTTGCAACACATGCGTTACATTGAGTCTGGCAGCCATTTCCCTGATCTTTTCGTCGCTGCAGTAGGGATTAGCCAACATGACTCTTTTCAGGGAGATGTTTTCCACGGCCGTCAGCTGTTCAAATAGCCGCAGGTCCTGAAAGATGATACTGATCTGTTGCTGGCGTATGGCAGCCAGTTCGTTTTTACTATAGGACTGCCAGGGTTGTCCGTTTACCAGCACCTTGCCGGTATAATCCTGACGGATGTGGTAGAGGTAATGCACCAGTGTGGTCTTCCCGGTGCCGGAAGGGGCTTTTATTTTCACAAAACTGCCAGGGCTGAAGGTCACCTCCTGGTTCCAGATACCGGAGGTCCGCTGCAGGAGTTTATCCTTCAGCGGAATCGGCATCAGGTTCTCTATCTGAATTTGCATACGCTTCATTTGAATTACGAATTACAAATTACGAATTACGAATTAAAGCGAAGGCCCAAGCAGAGATATTAAATCCCTCACTTGAGCCTTCGCTTTAATTCGTAATTCGTAATTCGTAATTATTTAATAATGGTGGTAGCTGTATCTACTGGTGTAGCGAACAGGCTATCTTCCATCGCTTTATTCTTTGCTTTTTTGGCATCCATGATTTTAGCCATTTCGGTACCGAAGTTCATCAGTTGCACCAGGCTGTTTTCATCCTTGTTTTTGAAGTTAAGGATCACTTCAGACTCAGAAACGTTGCCGTTAGCTGGCTTGGTCACCATGGACATATCTTTCATCAGGCCTTTCAATTTAACCAGGATAGGTCTGTCAGCTTCATCGGCTTTATCTTCAGGAATGGAGGTGATAATCTTTTCCAGATCTACATAACCGCCCATCATGCTACCTTTTATTTTGCCTTCGATGCCTTCAGGCAGTTTGATGCTGCCTTTGCCGGCCAGGTAATCCTGTAACAGTACGCTGTCGGAGCCTACAGTAATGTATTTCTCAGTGATAGAGAGCGGCGGCATACCGGCAGCCATCATCGGGTTGCTGAGAACGTAGTGGTCACCTTCTTTAGTGAAGATCTCTTTCAGCATCGGAGAAGTCATCACTTTAGTGAAAGCGTCTTTATTACCAACTTTCAGGCTGAAGATCCATTTAGCAGAAGGCTCTTCGGTAAATTCACCTGGGAAGTATTTGGATTCTTTTTTCTGGATACCGAAGTCAGAAGCGACATAAGTCAGCTGGCCTTCAAACGCATTCAGGATATCGTCCATAGCCAGGCCGGATTTGCTGGCCAGGAACATGTTTACGATACCGTCCATGCCAGTGGATTTGATGATCTCACCTACCATGTGGAAATCAAAAGCGTAGGAAATGAAACCGGTGATATTCTGAGAAGGATATTTCTTCAGCATGCTCATATCGATTTCCTTGTTGCCATATTTTTTGTAGATGCTGGCAACTTCTTTACCCATGTAGTAGGAACCATTTGCTACGATTTTGCCTTTTTCGAAGTTGACAATACCGGTATAGAAGGTACCTT belongs to Chitinophaga sp. HK235 and includes:
- a CDS encoding DUF2891 domain-containing protein, with the protein product MRYITRLAIFLLFPVAINAQTNKMSHEQLPKMTVHTANQLAALPLKCLDLQYPYKTGIVFADSTLLGAPSSYHPAFYGCFDWHSSVHGHWMLVRLLKMFPDMEKAAEIRTRLAQHLSAANIQTELQLFKSKENKSFERIYGWSWLLQLQRELLTWNDPLGKELSRNVQPLASHFAASYIDFLGKLMYPIRVGEHTNLAFGLCLAWDYAQTTHDQALQTAIHDAAMRFYAKDKNAPIEWEPGGYDFLSPSLEEADLMRRIMPEKEYRPWLYAFLPGLFKNPITILQPGQVKDRTDGKLVHLDGLNLSRTWCLEAIARHGGKNQQAIQALANKHLLTSFPQIASGDYAGEHWLASFAVYLLTAEQQ
- a CDS encoding NAD(P)/FAD-dependent oxidoreductase, with the protein product METKVCIIGAGPGGACAALQLAQLGISCIVVDKAVFPRDKVCGDGLSGKVLTILERIDKGIGQRLQQAAFKMDSWGVTFVAPNRIGMDIPYRLDYQNNRNDPRGFVCKRIDFDNFLVEELKRRPEIRLFEGVSIDKYELKEDGYHLSDKEGKFQVKADLVLVANGAHSSFTKDVAGIKMEPEHYVAGIRAYYKGISNLSTDGFIELHFLKSMLPGYFWVFPLPNGEANVGVGILSSVTRNKKVNLKKLMLDTLATDPVMKERFKDSTLIGNIEGYGLPLGSKKRKLHGERYMLIGDAGYLIDPFTGEGIGNALYSGQIAAKQAAAAIAANDFSDSFLDAYDVDVYRILGPELEVSTKLQKLIKYPWLFNLLMKMGSRNKQLKDLMSCMFHEVDLRKKLGNPMFYVKLLFNR
- a CDS encoding N-acetyltransferase, yielding METDEEIIVRVASPEDVDFALPIVAEMESSARARGTGIAKRDPLDIKKKILQGNAVIAFTKSGIWAGFSYIQAWQGGRFVSNSGLIVVPEFRGLKVAAAIKKKIFELSRSLYPSAKIFSITTGLPVMKLNSRLGFEPVTYTEITTDSSFWAGCKSCINYPILAGHHFANCLCTAMLFSPPELKNPVLLSTAD
- the obgE gene encoding GTPase ObgE encodes the protein MEKANFVDYIRVFCKSGKGGAGSMHFMRTKFNAQAGPDGGDGGRGGHVILRGNSQLWTLLHLRWHKNLLAEDGENGSGDNCTGRFGKDIIIEVPLGTTAKDEETGEIEAEILHDGQEVIWLPGGQGGRGNAYFKSATNQTPEYSQPGMPGQEGWKVVELKVLADVGLVGFPNAGKSTLLSTITAAKPKVADYAFTTLTPQLGMVEYRDNKSFCIADLPGIIEGAHEGKGLGHRFLRHIERNAVLLFLVPADSADHRKEFEVLVNELEQYNPELLDKQFLLAISKSDMLDDELKTAISAELPKDVPHVFISSVVQQGLSELKDMLWRALTDKDNQISTANTANAEE
- a CDS encoding PepSY domain-containing protein; this encodes MKVFFRRIHLYLGLTAGLVITISCLTGALLVFEKELTEAFNHNRYYVQPEKERLPLDKIAEMVKQQVPGAGIARIQVYADPSRSLAVQLEEGKKGGKKEAKGEAPRAEGKKGEKPAGKKGEAPKKAKGRTAFVNPYTGKVIELYSYQQTFYYQIFSLHRWLLAGDTGKMITGASTLIFFFILITGIILWWPKTRKILQQRLKVKWDGGWKRLNHDMHVVLGFYVSIFLFVTVFTGLTWSYEWFSKGLYAVLGTSPKAAEAPVSAVAPETTGKVSYEAALAQVKQQVPDAQYYAVAMPKDSAAAVQVTLLPASALHEGATTSYYLDQYNGQVLQSQTFSEKNLGQKVRSTIKPLHTGAIFGLPSKIFALLLALLGATFPTTGTILWINRTMKKKKTTKNKKEVVTQL
- a CDS encoding YbaB/EbfC family nucleoid-associated protein, whose protein sequence is MFDLFGKLTQIQQKMKEGKERLAKVTLEGEAGDGAVKVAVDGNRQVKSIEIAEHLFTPEHKEEMEDLLLTALNRALKNAENSWEAEMKSAAGGMLGGLL